Proteins co-encoded in one Xiphophorus couchianus chromosome 16, X_couchianus-1.0, whole genome shotgun sequence genomic window:
- the caskin2 gene encoding caskin-2 isoform X3 has translation MGKEQELLQAVKSGDLLSTQKLLTRLRTSRNKLLGSTKRLNVNYQDSDGFSALHHAALTGTTELLAALLEAQAAVDIKDSNGMRPLHYAAWQGKAQSVLTLLRSGASVNGASMDGHIPLHLAAQYGHYEVSEMLLQHQSNPCLLNRAKKTPLDLACEFGRAKVVQLLLSSNMVAALLEDERKEPTDSAYTTPLHLAARNGHKDVIRLLLKAGIDINKTSKSGTALHEGALYGKTEAVRLLLDAGMDVNIRNTYNQTALDIVNQFTTSHASKDIKQLLRDATGILQVRALKDHWNLHDPTALNIRAGDVITHLDGRWKGHIHDSQRGTDRVGFFPPSIVEVISRRNGGALSRHASLPTQRQQHQSRPPLSSSLSSAPHTDDSYSLYAPPTHLVLPNGLATCAGSSSSLQSQSGCPFEDVWVLRDSFHAGDRNSVGSTGSVGSTRSAGSGQSTESNSAPNGQQHPTGHHDNKLAPPAADPGASADPSRQAESPAGGAPRRQTVTVQRLPEPSFTQQFVRPQQLLEGKDADAIFQWLSDFQLQQYTGNFLSAGYDVPTISRMTPEDLTAIGVTKPGHRKKISMEINNLNIPEWLPEYIPSDLGEWLSTIGLPQYHKKLSENGYDSISIVKDLTWEDLQEIGITKLGHQKKLMLAVKKLSDIQRAILQADTGAGTLRRKAPGVLHLVAIESPDASSECSSPHTPIMVTFQDSELSAELQTAIVSHYGGCNEGLAVENAVGMSQSQENIDTRSRGSGRSQEPPTASIGPRGWSQESLEGSPARERNLPEGWDQRPLQHQPLPKQVPLGTATVFKYPAIPAKPKLLRGASPALKGFSYLHSQCGSTNLNPTARSEHHRTLTPPNRRTQSKTRYALSDGEPDEDDDDLTVPPSDVPSYATLTRKPGRSQPGRSQSGSDRNSNVGRSQSFAVRARRKGPPPPPPKRLSSVSSTTSSELSDSSPTSSSGGVVTDSPGSVRSITASLESSPGPRHGAASEARETAELRRKVHSECLPSQTSSSAEVDRMLKSDSEEEEPKAQGLDGSSSPQNSSSECIPFAEEGNLTIKQRPKAPGPPRAEAVLEPPNKPGAKALEVPEFNLKESDTVKRRHKPKDKEQGEGSPVRSGASGSESGGSRPPSRNQDQLDLRISEASLERPSSPATGSPLKPSLSPKPAITPKPVRHSLLAAQGGRSSLTLTVSVVQSVAFASSAVPGPTAPGPPAPRSPSLAARRPVGSPLSSESSSETEEVQQRLDQTSSSLAAALKAVETKLNQDGSEGRGSSVRSAGTILDDIGNMFDDLADQLDAMLD, from the exons ctTCTCGGCACTGCACCATGCTGCCCTCACCGGAACCACGGAGCTGCTGGCGGCGCTGCTGGAGGCTCAGGCCGCCGTCGACATTAAAGACTCCAACG GAATGCGACCACTGCATTACGCCGCCTGGCAGGGGAAGGCCCAGTCCGTCCTGACGCTGCTCCGGTCCGGAGCTTCGGTCAACGGCGCCTCCATGGACGGACACATCCCGCTGCACCTGGCGGCCCAATACGGGCACTACGAGGTG tcggagatgctgctgcagcaccaGTCCAACCCGTGTCTGCTCAACCGGGCCAAGAAGACTCCtctggacctggcctgtgagtTCGGACGGGCCAAG GTGGTGCAGCTGCTCCTGAGCAGCAACATGGTGGCGGCGCTGTTGGAGGATGAGAGGAAGGAGCCGACAGACTCCGCCTACACCACGCCGCTACACCTGGCAGCTCGCAACGGACACAAAGACGTCATACG GCTGCTGCTGAAGGCCGGCATCGACATCAACAAGACCAGCAAGTCTGGAACGGCGCTGCATGAAGGTGCGCTGTACGGCAAGACGGAGGCGGTGCGATTGCTGCTGGAC GCCGGCATGGACGTGAACATCAGAAACACCTACAACCAGACGGCGCTGGACATCGTCAACCAGTTCACCACGTCCCACGCCAGCAAGGACATCAAGCAGCTGctgagag ATGCGACGGGGATCCTACAGGTCAGAGCCCTGAAGGACCACTGGAACCTCCATGACCCAACCGCCCTCAACATCCGGGCCGGAGACGTGATCACG CACCTGGACGGGCGCTGGAAGGGCCACATCCACGATAGCCAGCGGGGAACGGACCGGGTCGGCTTCTTCCCTCCGTCCATCGTGGAGGTGATCAGCAGGCGGAACG GGGGCGCCCTGTCCCGGCACGCCTCTCTGCCCACCCAGCGCCAGCAGCACCAGTCTAGACCCCCCCTGTCCTCCAGCCTAAGCTCCGCCCCCCACACCGACGACTCATACAGTCTGTATGCCCCGCCCACCCACCTGGTTCTGCCCAACGGCCTGGCGACCTGCGCAG GTTCGTCTTCGAGCCTCCAGTCTCAGTCTGGGTGTCCCTTTGAGGACGTCTGGGTTCTCAGGGACTCGTTCCACG CCGGGGACAGGAACAGCGTGGGCAGCACCGGCAGCGTGGGCAGCACCCGTAGCGCTGGCAGCGGCCAGAGCACCGAGAGCAACAGCGCTCCCAACGGGCAGCAGCACCCCACCGGTCACCATGACAACAAG ctggcgccccctgctgctgaTCCAGGAGCCTCTGCTGACCCCAGCAGACAGGCAGAGAGTCCTGCAG GTGGCGCCCCTCGCAGGCAGACGGTGACGGTGCAGCGCCTGCCAGAGCCCAGCTTCACGCAGCAGTTCGTTCGTccgcagcagctgctggagggGAAG GATGCGGACGCCATCTTCCAGTGGCTGAGCGACTTCCAGCTGCAGCAGTACACCGGGAACTTCCTGAGCGCTGGCTACGACGTTCCCACCATCAGCCGGATGACTCCTGAG GATCTGACCGCCATCGGCGTCACCAAACCGGGGCACCGGAAGAAGATCTCCATGGAGATCAACAACCTGAACATCCCAGAGTGGCTGCCGGAGTACATCCCT TCGGACCTTGGCGAGTGGCTCAGCACCATCGGCCTCCCGCAGTACCACAAGAAGCTGTCAGAGAATGGCTACGATTCCATCAGCATCGTCAAAGACCTGACCTGGGAGGACCTGCAGGAGATCGGCATCACAAAGCTGG GCCACCAGAAGAAGCTGATGTTGGCGGTGAAGAAGCTGAGCGACATCCAGAGGGCCATCTTGCAGGCGGACACCGGCGCTGGGACGCTGCGGCGTAAAGCGCCTGGAGTGCTCCACCTGGTCGCTATTGAGTCTCCGGACGCCAGCAGCGAGTGTTCCTCTCCTCACACTCCCATCATGGTGACCTTCCAGGACAGCGAGCTGAGCGCAGAGCTACAGACCGCCATAGTGAGTCACTACGGAGGCTGCAACGAAGGCCTGGCGGTCGAGAACGCCGTGGGGATGTCGCAGAGCCAGGAGAACATTGACACCCGGTCCAGAGGCTCCGGCCGGTCTCAGGAGCCACCCACTGCCTCAATTGGCCCCCGTGGCTGGTCCCAGGAGAGCCTGGAGGGAAGCCCGGCCCGGGAGAGGAACCTGCCTGAGGGCTGGGACCAGCGGCCGCTGCAGCATCAGCCGCTGCCCAAGCAGGTGCCCCTGGGGACGGCCACCGTCTTCAAGTACCCGGCCATACCGGCCAAACCCAAACTGCTGCGCGGCGCCTCCCCGGCTCTGAAAGGCTTCAGCTACCTGCATTCCCAGTGTGGCTCCACCAACCTGAATCCGACGGCCCGATCCGAGCACCACCGGACCCTGACGCCCCCAAACCGGCGCACCCAGAGCAAGACCCGCTACGCGCTGTCGGACGGAGAGCCGGACGAGGATGACGACGACCTCACCGTTCCGCCGTCTGACGTTCCGTCCTACGCCACCTTGACCCGAAAGCCCGGCCGCAGCCAGCCCGGCCGGTCGCAGTCCGGCTCAGACAGGAACAGCAATGTGGGGCGCAGTCAGTCGTTTGCCGTGCGTGCCCGCAGAAAGGGTCCCCCTCCTCCGCCGCCGAAGAGGCTGAGCTCAGTGAGCAGCACGACCAGCAGCGAGCTGAGCGACAGCAGCCCCACCTCGTCCTCTGGGGGCGTGGTCACCGACAGCCCAGGGAGCGTCAGGAGCATCACCGCCTCTCTGGAGAGCAGCCCAGGGCCCAGACACGGCGCTGCGTCAGAGGCCAGGGAGACCGCAGAGCTCAGGAGGAAGGTCCACAGCGAATGTCTTCCCAGTCAAACCAGCAGCAGCGCAGAGGTTGACCGAATGTTGAAGTCCGACTCTGAGGAGGAGGAACCGAAGGCTCAAGGCCTGGACGGATCTTCGTCTCCCCAGAACAGCTCCAGCGAGTGCATCCCCTTCGCCGAAGAAGGCAACCTGACCATCAAACAGAGACCCAAAGCTCCAGGCCCCCCCAGAGCTGAGGCCGTGCTGGAGCCACCAAACAAACCAGGGGCCAAAGCTCTGGAGGTTCCCGAGTTCAACCTGAAGGAGTCCGACACGGTGAAGAGGCGCCACAAACCCAAGGACAAGGAGCAGGGCGAGGGTTCCCCGGTCAGATCCGGAGCCTCAGGGTCCGAGTCTGGTGGCAGCAGGCCCCCATCCAGGAACCAGGACCAGTTGGACCTGAGAATCAGCGAGGCCAGTCTGGAGAGGCCCAGCAGCCCAGCGACAGGGTCTCCTCTGAAACCTTCTCTTTCACCAAAACCCGCCATCACCCCGAAACCTGTTCGCCACAGTCTGCTGGCCGCTCAGG GAGGACGGTCCTCTCTCACGTTGACAGTAAGTGTGGTCCAAAGCGTGGCGTTCGCCTCCTCAGCAGTCCCTGGGCCGACAGCTCCGGGTCCTCCGGCCCCCAGAAGCCCCTCTCTGGCCGCCAGGAGACCCGTGGGGAGTCCTCTGTCCTCTGAGTCGTCTTCTGAGACGGAAGAGGTCCAGCAGAGACTGGACCAGACCAGCAGCTCTCTAGCGGCGGCTCTGAAGGCAGTGGAGACGAAGCTGAACCAGGACGGCAGTGAGGG cagggggagctctGTGAGGTCAGCAGGTACCATCTTGGACGACATCGGCAACATGTTCGACGACCTGGCCGACCAGCTGGACGCCATGTTGGATTAA
- the caskin2 gene encoding caskin-2 isoform X2 produces the protein MGKEQELLQAVKSGDLLSTQKLLTRLRTSRNKLLGSTKRLNVNYQDSDGFSALHHAALTGTTELLAALLEAQAAVDIKDSNGMRPLHYAAWQGKAQSVLTLLRSGASVNGASMDGHIPLHLAAQYGHYEVSEMLLQHQSNPCLLNRAKKTPLDLACEFGRAKVVQLLLSSNMVAALLEDERKEPTDSAYTTPLHLAARNGHKDVIRLLLKAGIDINKTSKSGTALHEGALYGKTEAVRLLLDAGMDVNIRNTYNQTALDIVNQFTTSHASKDIKQLLRDATGILQVRALKDHWNLHDPTALNIRAGDVITVLEQHLDGRWKGHIHDSQRGTDRVGFFPPSIVEVISRRNGGALSRHASLPTQRQQHQSRPPLSSSLSSAPHTDDSYSLYAPPTHLVLPNGLATCAGSSSSLQSQSGCPFEDVWVLRDSFHAGDRNSVGSTGSVGSTRSAGSGQSTESNSAPNGQQHPTGHHDNKLAPPAADPGASADPSRQAESPAGGAPRRQTVTVQRLPEPSFTQQFVRPQQLLEGKDADAIFQWLSDFQLQQYTGNFLSAGYDVPTISRMTPEDLTAIGVTKPGHRKKISMEINNLNIPEWLPEYIPSDLGEWLSTIGLPQYHKKLSENGYDSISIVKDLTWEDLQEIGITKLGHQKKLMLAVKKLSDIQRAILQADTGAGTLRRKAPGVLHLVAIESPDASSECSSPHTPIMVTFQDSELSAELQTAIVSHYGGCNEGLAVENAVGMSQSQENIDTRSRGSGRSQEPPTASIGPRGWSQESLEGSPARERNLPEGWDQRPLQHQPLPKQVPLGTATVFKYPAIPAKPKLLRGASPALKGFSYLHSQCGSTNLNPTARSEHHRTLTPPNRRTQSKTRYALSDGEPDEDDDDLTVPPSDVPSYATLTRKPGRSQPGRSQSGSDRNSNVGRSQSFAVRARRKGPPPPPPKRLSSVSSTTSSELSDSSPTSSSGGVVTDSPGSVRSITASLESSPGPRHGAASEARETAELRRKVHSECLPSQTSSSAEVDRMLKSDSEEEEPKAQGLDGSSSPQNSSSECIPFAEEGNLTIKQRPKAPGPPRAEAVLEPPNKPGAKALEVPEFNLKESDTVKRRHKPKDKEQGEGSPVRSGASGSESGGSRPPSRNQDQLDLRISEASLERPSSPATGSPLKPSLSPKPAITPKPVRHSLLAAQGGRSSLTLTVSVVQSVAFASSAVPGPTAPGPPAPRSPSLAARRPVGSPLSSESSSETEEVQQRLDQTSSSLAAALKAVETKLNQDGSEGGSSVRSAGTILDDIGNMFDDLADQLDAMLD, from the exons ctTCTCGGCACTGCACCATGCTGCCCTCACCGGAACCACGGAGCTGCTGGCGGCGCTGCTGGAGGCTCAGGCCGCCGTCGACATTAAAGACTCCAACG GAATGCGACCACTGCATTACGCCGCCTGGCAGGGGAAGGCCCAGTCCGTCCTGACGCTGCTCCGGTCCGGAGCTTCGGTCAACGGCGCCTCCATGGACGGACACATCCCGCTGCACCTGGCGGCCCAATACGGGCACTACGAGGTG tcggagatgctgctgcagcaccaGTCCAACCCGTGTCTGCTCAACCGGGCCAAGAAGACTCCtctggacctggcctgtgagtTCGGACGGGCCAAG GTGGTGCAGCTGCTCCTGAGCAGCAACATGGTGGCGGCGCTGTTGGAGGATGAGAGGAAGGAGCCGACAGACTCCGCCTACACCACGCCGCTACACCTGGCAGCTCGCAACGGACACAAAGACGTCATACG GCTGCTGCTGAAGGCCGGCATCGACATCAACAAGACCAGCAAGTCTGGAACGGCGCTGCATGAAGGTGCGCTGTACGGCAAGACGGAGGCGGTGCGATTGCTGCTGGAC GCCGGCATGGACGTGAACATCAGAAACACCTACAACCAGACGGCGCTGGACATCGTCAACCAGTTCACCACGTCCCACGCCAGCAAGGACATCAAGCAGCTGctgagag ATGCGACGGGGATCCTACAGGTCAGAGCCCTGAAGGACCACTGGAACCTCCATGACCCAACCGCCCTCAACATCCGGGCCGGAGACGTGATCACG GTGTTGGAGCAGCACCTGGACGGGCGCTGGAAGGGCCACATCCACGATAGCCAGCGGGGAACGGACCGGGTCGGCTTCTTCCCTCCGTCCATCGTGGAGGTGATCAGCAGGCGGAACG GGGGCGCCCTGTCCCGGCACGCCTCTCTGCCCACCCAGCGCCAGCAGCACCAGTCTAGACCCCCCCTGTCCTCCAGCCTAAGCTCCGCCCCCCACACCGACGACTCATACAGTCTGTATGCCCCGCCCACCCACCTGGTTCTGCCCAACGGCCTGGCGACCTGCGCAG GTTCGTCTTCGAGCCTCCAGTCTCAGTCTGGGTGTCCCTTTGAGGACGTCTGGGTTCTCAGGGACTCGTTCCACG CCGGGGACAGGAACAGCGTGGGCAGCACCGGCAGCGTGGGCAGCACCCGTAGCGCTGGCAGCGGCCAGAGCACCGAGAGCAACAGCGCTCCCAACGGGCAGCAGCACCCCACCGGTCACCATGACAACAAG ctggcgccccctgctgctgaTCCAGGAGCCTCTGCTGACCCCAGCAGACAGGCAGAGAGTCCTGCAG GTGGCGCCCCTCGCAGGCAGACGGTGACGGTGCAGCGCCTGCCAGAGCCCAGCTTCACGCAGCAGTTCGTTCGTccgcagcagctgctggagggGAAG GATGCGGACGCCATCTTCCAGTGGCTGAGCGACTTCCAGCTGCAGCAGTACACCGGGAACTTCCTGAGCGCTGGCTACGACGTTCCCACCATCAGCCGGATGACTCCTGAG GATCTGACCGCCATCGGCGTCACCAAACCGGGGCACCGGAAGAAGATCTCCATGGAGATCAACAACCTGAACATCCCAGAGTGGCTGCCGGAGTACATCCCT TCGGACCTTGGCGAGTGGCTCAGCACCATCGGCCTCCCGCAGTACCACAAGAAGCTGTCAGAGAATGGCTACGATTCCATCAGCATCGTCAAAGACCTGACCTGGGAGGACCTGCAGGAGATCGGCATCACAAAGCTGG GCCACCAGAAGAAGCTGATGTTGGCGGTGAAGAAGCTGAGCGACATCCAGAGGGCCATCTTGCAGGCGGACACCGGCGCTGGGACGCTGCGGCGTAAAGCGCCTGGAGTGCTCCACCTGGTCGCTATTGAGTCTCCGGACGCCAGCAGCGAGTGTTCCTCTCCTCACACTCCCATCATGGTGACCTTCCAGGACAGCGAGCTGAGCGCAGAGCTACAGACCGCCATAGTGAGTCACTACGGAGGCTGCAACGAAGGCCTGGCGGTCGAGAACGCCGTGGGGATGTCGCAGAGCCAGGAGAACATTGACACCCGGTCCAGAGGCTCCGGCCGGTCTCAGGAGCCACCCACTGCCTCAATTGGCCCCCGTGGCTGGTCCCAGGAGAGCCTGGAGGGAAGCCCGGCCCGGGAGAGGAACCTGCCTGAGGGCTGGGACCAGCGGCCGCTGCAGCATCAGCCGCTGCCCAAGCAGGTGCCCCTGGGGACGGCCACCGTCTTCAAGTACCCGGCCATACCGGCCAAACCCAAACTGCTGCGCGGCGCCTCCCCGGCTCTGAAAGGCTTCAGCTACCTGCATTCCCAGTGTGGCTCCACCAACCTGAATCCGACGGCCCGATCCGAGCACCACCGGACCCTGACGCCCCCAAACCGGCGCACCCAGAGCAAGACCCGCTACGCGCTGTCGGACGGAGAGCCGGACGAGGATGACGACGACCTCACCGTTCCGCCGTCTGACGTTCCGTCCTACGCCACCTTGACCCGAAAGCCCGGCCGCAGCCAGCCCGGCCGGTCGCAGTCCGGCTCAGACAGGAACAGCAATGTGGGGCGCAGTCAGTCGTTTGCCGTGCGTGCCCGCAGAAAGGGTCCCCCTCCTCCGCCGCCGAAGAGGCTGAGCTCAGTGAGCAGCACGACCAGCAGCGAGCTGAGCGACAGCAGCCCCACCTCGTCCTCTGGGGGCGTGGTCACCGACAGCCCAGGGAGCGTCAGGAGCATCACCGCCTCTCTGGAGAGCAGCCCAGGGCCCAGACACGGCGCTGCGTCAGAGGCCAGGGAGACCGCAGAGCTCAGGAGGAAGGTCCACAGCGAATGTCTTCCCAGTCAAACCAGCAGCAGCGCAGAGGTTGACCGAATGTTGAAGTCCGACTCTGAGGAGGAGGAACCGAAGGCTCAAGGCCTGGACGGATCTTCGTCTCCCCAGAACAGCTCCAGCGAGTGCATCCCCTTCGCCGAAGAAGGCAACCTGACCATCAAACAGAGACCCAAAGCTCCAGGCCCCCCCAGAGCTGAGGCCGTGCTGGAGCCACCAAACAAACCAGGGGCCAAAGCTCTGGAGGTTCCCGAGTTCAACCTGAAGGAGTCCGACACGGTGAAGAGGCGCCACAAACCCAAGGACAAGGAGCAGGGCGAGGGTTCCCCGGTCAGATCCGGAGCCTCAGGGTCCGAGTCTGGTGGCAGCAGGCCCCCATCCAGGAACCAGGACCAGTTGGACCTGAGAATCAGCGAGGCCAGTCTGGAGAGGCCCAGCAGCCCAGCGACAGGGTCTCCTCTGAAACCTTCTCTTTCACCAAAACCCGCCATCACCCCGAAACCTGTTCGCCACAGTCTGCTGGCCGCTCAGG GAGGACGGTCCTCTCTCACGTTGACAGTAAGTGTGGTCCAAAGCGTGGCGTTCGCCTCCTCAGCAGTCCCTGGGCCGACAGCTCCGGGTCCTCCGGCCCCCAGAAGCCCCTCTCTGGCCGCCAGGAGACCCGTGGGGAGTCCTCTGTCCTCTGAGTCGTCTTCTGAGACGGAAGAGGTCCAGCAGAGACTGGACCAGACCAGCAGCTCTCTAGCGGCGGCTCTGAAGGCAGTGGAGACGAAGCTGAACCAGGACGGCAGTGAGGG ggggagctctGTGAGGTCAGCAGGTACCATCTTGGACGACATCGGCAACATGTTCGACGACCTGGCCGACCAGCTGGACGCCATGTTGGATTAA